A genome region from Nocardia sp. NBC_00565 includes the following:
- a CDS encoding XdhC/CoxI family protein: MQDVLTDLMTTWNAGGTAGVATVVRTFHSSPRPPGAAMVVAPDGTVGGSVSGGCVEGAVYELATDVVRTGRPVLQRYGFSDDDAFAVGLTCGGIIDIFVEAISRETFPELGEVAVDIAEHRPVAIATVIEHPDSALVGRRLLIRPSSAHGTLGSARADDAVIDDAGGLLATGRSEVLSYGPDGQRRGEGMAVFVASYARQPRMLVFGAIDFAAAVAQQGSFLGYRVTVCDARPVFATSARFPTADEVVVDWPHRYLAAQIAAGAVDSRTVVCVLTHDPKFDVPLLEVALRAPEIGYVGAMGSRRTHDERLTRLRQAGLTAEQLARLSSPIGLDLGGRTPEETAVSIAAEIIARRWGGHGLALAQTGGRIHHTPGVNSELSDSLTRS, from the coding sequence ATGCAGGATGTGCTCACGGATCTGATGACAACCTGGAACGCCGGGGGCACGGCTGGGGTCGCAACGGTCGTGCGGACGTTCCATTCATCGCCGCGACCGCCTGGTGCGGCCATGGTCGTCGCCCCGGACGGAACGGTCGGCGGTTCGGTCTCCGGCGGCTGCGTCGAGGGCGCGGTCTACGAACTCGCCACCGACGTCGTCCGGACCGGTCGTCCGGTGCTGCAGCGGTACGGCTTCTCCGACGACGACGCATTCGCCGTCGGTCTCACCTGCGGCGGCATCATCGACATCTTCGTCGAGGCGATCTCGCGGGAGACGTTTCCGGAACTTGGCGAGGTCGCCGTGGATATCGCCGAGCACCGGCCGGTCGCGATCGCGACCGTCATCGAGCACCCCGACTCCGCCCTTGTCGGGAGGCGGCTGCTGATCCGGCCGAGCAGTGCACACGGCACGCTGGGGTCGGCGCGCGCCGACGATGCGGTGATCGATGACGCAGGCGGGCTGCTCGCGACGGGCCGCAGCGAGGTGCTGTCCTACGGTCCGGACGGGCAGCGCCGCGGCGAGGGTATGGCGGTTTTCGTCGCCAGTTATGCGCGACAGCCACGGATGCTGGTGTTCGGGGCGATCGATTTCGCCGCCGCCGTCGCCCAGCAGGGATCGTTCCTCGGGTACCGGGTGACGGTATGCGACGCGCGGCCGGTCTTCGCCACCTCCGCCCGGTTCCCGACCGCCGATGAGGTCGTGGTCGACTGGCCGCACCGTTATCTGGCCGCACAGATCGCGGCCGGCGCGGTCGATTCGCGGACCGTGGTCTGCGTGCTGACCCACGATCCCAAGTTCGACGTTCCGCTGCTCGAGGTGGCACTGCGCGCGCCGGAGATCGGCTATGTCGGCGCCATGGGGTCGCGCCGCACGCACGACGAGCGGCTGACCCGGCTGCGACAGGCCGGCCTCACCGCCGAGCAACTCGCCCGACTTTCCAGCCCGATCGGGCTCGATCTGGGCGGTCGGACACCGGAAGAGACGGCGGTGTCCATCGCGGCCGAGATCATTGCGCGACGCTGGGGCGGACACGGCCTCGCACTGGCCCAAACCGGCGGCCGGATTCACCACACACCGGGCGTGAACAGCGAATTAAGTGATTCCTTAACTCGGTCTTGA
- a CDS encoding LysR family transcriptional regulator — MTPAQLRAYSTVVRLGSVHAAARELGMSDAGVSTHIAQLRKELDDPLFTRTAAGLAFTPGGLRLASRAIEILGLQRQTAIEVSEAAHGRRLLRIAASSVFAEHAAPGLIDLFAARAKDLSVELSVHPTSQFRSLIETRAVDIALGPGPNGTDTTISARPFLKYQVISVARPDSPLADVAPHPALLREQQWMLGPSAGSVDGHIATILRELAIPESHQRIFQSDAAALEEVRRVGGITLTIGFAVSADLATGRLSHIKGPGLQASDEWCATTLPPDTRQPAVSELLRFITTPRCIQAMIRGSGVGVTRFRPKVHVTLWS; from the coding sequence GTGACGCCCGCCCAGCTTCGGGCCTACTCGACCGTGGTGCGGCTCGGCTCCGTCCATGCGGCGGCCAGAGAGCTGGGGATGTCCGACGCCGGTGTCTCGACGCACATCGCCCAGCTGCGTAAAGAGCTCGACGACCCGCTGTTCACCCGCACGGCGGCGGGTCTGGCCTTCACGCCCGGTGGGCTGCGCCTGGCCAGCCGGGCGATCGAGATTCTCGGACTGCAGCGCCAGACCGCCATCGAGGTGAGCGAGGCGGCGCACGGCCGACGGCTGCTCCGCATCGCGGCATCGAGTGTGTTCGCCGAACATGCCGCGCCCGGCCTCATCGACCTGTTCGCGGCGCGGGCAAAGGATCTGTCGGTCGAGCTGAGTGTGCATCCCACCAGCCAATTCCGCAGTCTGATCGAGACCCGCGCGGTGGACATCGCGCTGGGGCCCGGGCCGAATGGCACCGACACGACCATCAGCGCCCGGCCGTTCCTGAAGTATCAGGTCATTTCGGTCGCGCGCCCCGACAGCCCGCTGGCGGATGTCGCACCGCATCCGGCGCTGCTGCGGGAGCAGCAGTGGATGTTGGGCCCCAGCGCCGGCAGTGTCGACGGGCACATCGCGACGATACTGCGCGAGTTGGCCATTCCCGAATCACATCAGCGGATCTTCCAGAGCGACGCCGCCGCCCTCGAAGAGGTCCGCCGGGTCGGGGGCATCACCCTGACGATCGGCTTCGCCGTCTCCGCCGACCTCGCGACCGGTCGGTTGAGCCACATCAAGGGACCCGGCCTTCAGGCATCCGATGAGTGGTGCGCGACCACCCTGCCACCCGACACCCGCCAGCCCGCGGTGTCGGAACTGCTGCGGTTCATCACGACCCCGCGATGCATCCAGGCGATGATCCGCGGGTCCGGCGTCGGCGTCACTCGGTTCCGCCCGAAAGTGCATGTGACGTTGTGGAGTTGA
- a CDS encoding cache domain-containing protein: MRNTDNFPVPATIESLADSVAKLADEVYLSLTTIGTALTTLWDGLTEKPRSAPQSTDLAPLRETTIGELERRGKLFTGAGVVMADGVLTDRPRHLEWWLPDAQRLVLELNPDSEYFYDYTKMDWFTVPREQGRRWVQGPHLDYACTDEYVCTFSIPVTATSGTFLGIAGADVPVAAIEEILLPRFQAFGQRVVLVNSEGRVIMGTDPEFTTGSKTSRMDRSAAAVPVEAMPWSLQPLGPTTSH; encoded by the coding sequence ATGAGGAATACCGATAACTTTCCGGTCCCGGCGACCATCGAGTCGCTCGCTGATTCCGTCGCGAAACTGGCCGACGAGGTCTACCTGTCGCTGACAACCATCGGGACCGCGCTGACAACCCTCTGGGATGGTCTCACCGAGAAGCCGCGGTCCGCTCCCCAGTCGACTGATCTGGCACCGCTGCGCGAGACCACTATCGGCGAGCTCGAGCGGCGCGGAAAGCTGTTCACCGGAGCAGGCGTAGTGATGGCCGACGGCGTTCTCACCGATCGCCCCCGACACTTGGAATGGTGGCTTCCGGACGCGCAACGCCTGGTGCTGGAATTGAATCCCGATAGTGAGTACTTCTACGACTACACCAAAATGGACTGGTTCACGGTTCCGCGCGAGCAGGGTCGGCGATGGGTACAGGGGCCGCACCTCGATTACGCGTGCACCGATGAGTACGTTTGCACATTCTCGATACCGGTCACGGCCACATCGGGAACATTTCTCGGAATCGCCGGTGCCGATGTGCCGGTTGCCGCGATCGAGGAGATCTTGCTTCCGCGATTCCAGGCATTCGGTCAGCGGGTAGTGCTGGTCAATAGCGAAGGCCGCGTCATTATGGGGACCGATCCCGAATTCACGACCGGATCCAAGACGAGCCGAATGGACAGATCTGCCGCGGCAGTCCCGGTCGAGGCAATGCCTTGGTCGTTGCAACCGCTGGGACCCACGACATCCCACTGA
- a CDS encoding FadR/GntR family transcriptional regulator, producing MPQQKRIGLTALGAVLSPLEGGGPKTDAVVQRLSAAISLGVMVDGQQLPSETDLANQLGVSTMTLREALVVLRQQGIVHTKRGRGGGSFISASAEVFENTSLARLQQMSIQELRDLGDEHFAVTGAVAVFAARRGLQADIVRLRALADRLKDSTDLVLARRADSRFHIEMAVCAQSTRLTRAEVGLQAELSALLWLPRLKLDPAAEGTVHRDLVDAIEREDDARARELAESHTESRIRRLVALRLELSDR from the coding sequence TTGCCCCAGCAGAAGAGGATCGGATTGACCGCGCTCGGCGCCGTGCTGTCACCGCTCGAGGGCGGCGGTCCGAAAACCGATGCCGTGGTGCAGCGGCTGTCCGCAGCGATCAGCCTCGGTGTGATGGTCGACGGCCAGCAGTTGCCGAGTGAGACCGATCTCGCCAACCAGCTGGGTGTATCGACGATGACTCTGCGGGAGGCGCTGGTCGTACTTCGGCAGCAGGGCATCGTCCACACCAAGCGCGGGCGCGGGGGCGGCAGCTTCATCAGCGCTTCGGCGGAGGTCTTCGAGAACACCTCGCTGGCACGGTTGCAACAGATGAGCATCCAGGAACTGCGCGATCTGGGGGACGAGCACTTCGCCGTCACCGGAGCGGTTGCTGTGTTTGCCGCGCGCCGCGGGTTGCAGGCCGACATAGTCCGGCTCCGAGCCCTGGCCGACCGGCTGAAGGACAGCACCGACCTCGTCTTGGCGCGCCGGGCCGACAGCCGCTTTCATATCGAGATGGCGGTGTGCGCGCAGTCCACCCGGCTGACCCGCGCCGAGGTCGGACTGCAGGCCGAGCTATCCGCCCTGCTCTGGCTGCCGAGGCTGAAACTGGACCCGGCGGCTGAGGGGACTGTCCATCGTGATCTGGTGGACGCGATCGAACGAGAAGACGATGCCCGGGCGAGAGAACTGGCAGAATCGCATACCGAATCACGCATCCGCCGCCTCGTCGCCTTACGCTTGGAGCTCAGTGATCGATGA